In the Aromatoleum bremense genome, one interval contains:
- a CDS encoding 3'-5' exonuclease, with product MTARTRFLLAVIVLALLMTGPFVVTALLVWLETAGSRELLIDVIAPHLPLGALMTLMGFVVGIAVLRNLFRRYVQGLLRMGENLNLMLGANREFRVKEEGPPEVKALARYVNALAEQRDALLQDVEAQIARAKESLEEEKNRLAALMSELTQSVLVCNLDGRILLYNNRARAQFRSLSQAPGVANGGELIGLGRSIYGVFDRNLINHALESIQHRLRRSNVQPVAKFVTTTRAGHLLRAQMAPVLSVGQEDAPERSITGFILMLDDITRNFENESRRDQMLHTLTEGNRAALANVRAAAEMLDYPDLQSELQERFRKVIRDEIRAMSGRLDETANEFADALKARWPLEEMLGADLLAAAQRRIVKVLKVPAKLEEVDESLWVKVDSFSLLQALTYLASRLSDEFEIREVRFRLSGAGRLVHLDLIWSGQAMSTETVMSWELEPMRFADENSPLTVRDVIERNDGEMWLEREKVRHRAFFRIVLPAALPQEELDPAAFLKGEGRPEYYDFDLFKWSEKSHVLEDRLLSELTYTVFDTETTGLDPSKGDEIIQIGATRIVNGKLLRQESFEQLIDPERGVSPESVKIHGITPDMLAGQPTIARVLPAFHAFAQDTVLIAHNAAFDMRFLQLKENLTGLRFDQPVLDTLLLSAVVHPNQESHRLEAIAERLNLTIIGRHTALGDAIVTAEVLLKLIPLLAEKGIRTLGEARQAAEKSYYARVKY from the coding sequence ATGACGGCACGCACACGTTTCCTGCTGGCGGTGATCGTCCTGGCGTTGCTGATGACCGGACCGTTCGTCGTCACCGCACTGCTGGTGTGGCTGGAGACGGCAGGCAGCAGAGAACTGTTGATCGACGTGATCGCGCCGCACCTGCCGCTGGGCGCGCTGATGACCCTGATGGGCTTCGTCGTCGGCATCGCGGTGCTGCGCAACCTCTTTCGCCGCTACGTGCAGGGTCTTCTGAGAATGGGGGAGAACCTCAACCTGATGCTCGGCGCAAACCGTGAGTTTCGCGTCAAGGAGGAGGGGCCGCCGGAAGTGAAGGCGCTGGCACGCTACGTCAATGCCCTGGCCGAACAGCGCGACGCGCTGCTGCAGGACGTCGAGGCGCAGATCGCGCGAGCGAAGGAGTCGCTCGAGGAAGAGAAGAACCGCCTCGCCGCGCTGATGTCCGAGCTGACGCAAAGCGTTCTCGTCTGCAACCTCGACGGACGCATCCTGCTCTACAACAACCGCGCGCGCGCGCAGTTCCGCTCGCTGTCGCAGGCTCCGGGAGTGGCGAACGGCGGCGAGCTGATCGGGCTCGGGCGTTCGATCTATGGCGTGTTCGACCGCAACCTGATCAACCACGCGCTCGAAAGCATCCAGCATCGGCTGCGGCGCAGCAACGTGCAGCCGGTGGCAAAATTCGTCACCACGACGCGTGCGGGTCACCTGCTGCGGGCGCAGATGGCGCCGGTGCTGTCGGTGGGGCAAGAGGATGCCCCCGAGCGCAGCATCACCGGGTTCATCCTGATGCTCGACGACATCACGCGCAATTTCGAGAACGAATCGCGCCGCGACCAGATGCTGCACACGCTGACCGAGGGCAACCGCGCGGCGCTGGCGAACGTGCGGGCAGCGGCGGAAATGCTCGACTACCCCGATCTGCAGAGCGAGCTCCAGGAGCGCTTTCGCAAGGTCATCCGTGACGAGATCCGCGCGATGAGCGGGCGGCTCGACGAGACCGCGAACGAGTTCGCCGATGCCCTGAAGGCGCGCTGGCCGCTCGAGGAGATGCTCGGCGCGGACCTGCTTGCCGCGGCGCAGCGGCGCATCGTCAAGGTGCTGAAGGTGCCGGCCAAGCTCGAGGAGGTCGACGAGTCGCTGTGGGTGAAAGTCGACAGCTTCTCGCTGCTGCAGGCGCTGACCTACCTCGCGAGCCGGCTGTCGGACGAGTTCGAGATACGCGAGGTGCGTTTCCGGCTGAGCGGGGCGGGACGCCTGGTGCACCTCGACCTGATCTGGTCGGGGCAGGCGATGAGCACCGAGACGGTGATGAGCTGGGAGCTCGAACCGATGCGCTTCGCCGACGAGAACAGCCCGCTCACCGTACGCGACGTCATCGAGCGCAATGACGGCGAGATGTGGCTGGAGCGCGAGAAAGTGCGCCACCGCGCGTTTTTTCGCATCGTGCTGCCGGCCGCGCTGCCCCAGGAGGAGCTCGACCCGGCGGCATTTCTCAAAGGCGAGGGGCGGCCCGAGTACTACGATTTCGATCTCTTCAAATGGTCGGAAAAATCGCATGTGCTGGAGGATCGCCTGCTCAGCGAGCTGACCTACACGGTCTTCGACACTGAAACGACCGGGCTCGATCCGTCGAAGGGCGACGAGATCATCCAGATCGGCGCGACGCGCATCGTCAACGGCAAGCTGCTGCGCCAGGAATCCTTCGAGCAGCTGATCGATCCGGAGCGCGGGGTGTCGCCGGAGTCGGTCAAGATCCACGGTATCACGCCCGACATGCTCGCCGGCCAGCCGACGATCGCCAGGGTGCTGCCGGCATTCCACGCGTTTGCGCAGGACACGGTGCTGATCGCGCACAACGCGGCGTTCGACATGCGCTTCCTGCAGCTCAAGGAGAACCTGACGGGCCTGCGCTTCGACCAGCCGGTGCTCGACACGCTGCTGCTGTCGGCGGTGGTCCATCCGAACCAGGAGTCGCACCGCCTTGAAGCGATCGCCGAGCGCCTTAATCTGACGATCATCGGCCGGCATACCGCGCTCGGTGACGCGATCGTGACGGCCGAAGTGCTGCTGAAGCTGATCCCCCTGCTCGCGGAAAAAGGCATCCGCACGCTCGGCGAGGCGCGCCAGGCGGCCGAAAAATCGTATTACGCGAGGGTCAAATATTGA
- a CDS encoding sodium:solute symporter family protein, which produces MTTQSAFGRRLRRYYGWYTGSFLAFVGLLAIGEQFGMSPGVIGHVFLFATIAIYAGIGVMSRTSDVSEYYVAGRRVPAVFNGMATAADWMSAASYIGLAGTLYFSGFEGLAFVTGWTGGFVLVALLLAPYLRKFGQYTIPDFLGARYEGNVARIVGLVATVLASFVYLVAQIYGVGLITSRFVSVEFEIGLFVGLAGILVCSFLGGMRAVTWTQVAQYVILIVAYLAPVVILSYKVTGIPVPPAVYGSVLDRLSAKETELFVEPREIEVRERFGQRAADYEAKIAALPDSLEEERRSLIERLNRLRIDNAAAREIAHAERALRDLPKTPDQARATWEQARVEAAGRSRPPPRHAEAHPGDTPEQKRVARNNFLALVFVLMIGTAALPHVLVRYYTTPGVVEARRSVFWSLFFIFLLYVTAPAYAVFAKWEVYNNLIGSSLSLLPNWVASWGKVGMVAIEDINGDGILQLAELRLNTDVILLATPEIAGLPYVVSGLVAAGGLAAALSTADGLLLTISNALSHDFYYKVVNPHASTQRRLVIAKSQLLVVAVIAAWVASMRPDNILFMVGLAFSIAAAAFFPALVLGIFWKRANRPGAVTGMLAGLVVTLYYAVRTHPFFGGSMAQAWFDINPISAGVFGVPLGFATIVLVSLLTRPPPPEIQDLVDYVRYPRLPADDSEAQPDSLAAPRRRTQS; this is translated from the coding sequence TTGACCACGCAGTCCGCCTTTGGCCGCCGCCTGCGGCGCTATTACGGCTGGTACACCGGCAGCTTTCTCGCGTTCGTCGGGCTGCTTGCGATCGGCGAACAGTTCGGCATGTCGCCGGGGGTCATCGGGCACGTGTTCCTGTTCGCGACGATCGCGATCTATGCCGGCATCGGCGTGATGAGCCGCACCTCCGACGTGTCGGAGTATTACGTCGCCGGCCGGCGGGTTCCGGCGGTCTTCAACGGCATGGCGACCGCGGCCGACTGGATGAGCGCGGCGTCCTACATCGGCCTGGCCGGCACGCTGTACTTTTCCGGTTTCGAAGGCCTCGCGTTCGTCACCGGCTGGACGGGCGGCTTCGTTCTCGTCGCGCTGCTGCTCGCGCCCTACCTGCGCAAGTTCGGCCAATACACGATTCCCGACTTTCTCGGCGCGCGCTACGAAGGCAATGTCGCCCGCATCGTCGGACTCGTGGCGACGGTGCTTGCGAGCTTCGTCTATCTCGTCGCGCAGATCTACGGCGTGGGTCTGATCACGAGCCGCTTCGTCAGCGTCGAGTTCGAGATCGGCCTGTTCGTCGGCCTCGCGGGCATCCTCGTCTGTTCGTTCCTCGGCGGCATGCGTGCGGTGACATGGACGCAGGTCGCCCAGTACGTGATCCTCATCGTCGCCTACCTCGCGCCGGTGGTGATCCTGTCGTACAAGGTCACCGGCATACCGGTCCCGCCGGCAGTGTATGGCAGCGTACTCGACAGGCTTTCCGCCAAGGAGACCGAGCTGTTCGTCGAGCCGCGCGAAATCGAGGTTCGCGAACGCTTCGGCCAACGCGCGGCGGATTACGAAGCGAAGATCGCCGCGCTGCCGGATTCGCTCGAGGAAGAACGGCGTTCGCTGATCGAACGCCTGAACCGGCTGCGCATCGACAACGCCGCGGCGCGCGAAATCGCGCACGCCGAACGGGCGCTGCGCGACCTGCCGAAGACGCCCGACCAGGCGCGGGCGACGTGGGAGCAGGCGCGCGTCGAGGCCGCCGGGCGGTCGCGGCCACCGCCCCGTCACGCCGAGGCCCACCCCGGCGACACGCCGGAGCAAAAGCGCGTCGCGCGCAACAACTTCCTCGCGCTGGTGTTCGTCCTGATGATCGGCACCGCCGCCCTGCCGCACGTGCTCGTGCGCTACTACACCACGCCGGGGGTCGTGGAAGCGCGACGCTCGGTTTTCTGGTCGCTGTTCTTCATCTTCCTGCTGTACGTCACGGCGCCGGCCTACGCGGTGTTCGCGAAGTGGGAGGTCTACAACAACCTCATCGGATCGAGTCTTTCGCTGCTGCCGAACTGGGTCGCGTCATGGGGTAAGGTCGGGATGGTCGCGATCGAGGACATCAATGGCGACGGCATCCTGCAGCTGGCCGAACTGCGCCTGAACACCGACGTGATCCTGCTCGCGACGCCGGAGATTGCCGGCCTGCCGTACGTCGTGTCGGGGCTGGTCGCGGCGGGCGGACTCGCGGCCGCGCTGTCGACCGCGGACGGGCTGCTGCTGACGATCTCGAACGCGCTTTCGCACGACTTCTATTACAAGGTCGTCAATCCACACGCCTCGACGCAGCGCCGGCTGGTGATCGCGAAATCCCAGCTGCTCGTCGTCGCGGTGATCGCGGCGTGGGTCGCGTCGATGCGCCCCGACAACATCCTGTTCATGGTCGGCCTCGCGTTCTCGATTGCCGCCGCCGCGTTCTTTCCCGCGCTGGTGCTCGGAATCTTCTGGAAGCGCGCGAACCGCCCCGGAGCGGTTACCGGCATGCTCGCCGGGCTCGTGGTCACGCTGTACTACGCGGTGCGCACCCATCCGTTCTTCGGCGGTTCGATGGCGCAGGCCTGGTTCGATATCAACCCTATCTCCGCGGGCGTGTTCGGTGTCCCGCTCGGATTCGCGACGATCGTGCTGGTGAGCCTGCTGACCCGTCCGCCGCCCCCGGAGATCCAGGATCTCGTCGATTACGTGCGCTATCCGCGGCTCCCGGCGGACGACAGCGAGGCGCAGCCGGACTCCCTCGCAGCGCCGCGACGGCGAACTCAGAGCTGA
- the acs gene encoding acetate--CoA ligase, producing MSNEQQTQTRIYKPSEEMVKNAAVSGMEAYLALCKEAEDDYEGFWARNARELIEWKKPFTEVLDESNAPFFKWFADGQLNVSYNCLDRNVDNGLGDKVALIFEADNGEVTRVTYKDLLSRVSRFANALRGMGVKKGDRVVIYLPMSIEGVVAMQACARIGATHSIVFGGFSAQALRDRINDAGAVALITSDGQHRGGKALPLKPIADEALSLGGCDSVKNVIVVKRTGAATAMVQGRDQWFHDVCANQPDTCEPEWVDAEHPLFLLYTSGSTGKPKGVQHSTGGYLLHAIMSMKYTFDIKPDDVFWCTADIGWVTGHTFITYGPLACGTTEIVFEGVPTYPDAGRFWKMIQDHKVTVFYTAPTAIRSLIKAADNNPAVHPKKYDLSSLRILGSVGEPINPAAWEWYYDNVGGGRCPIVDTFWQTETGAHMITPMPGATPLVPGSCTLPFPGIQCAVVDETGTEVPNGQGGILVVKRPWPSMIRTIWGDPERFKKSYYPDDFKGKLYLAGDGAIRDKDTGYFTITGRIDDVLNVSGHRMGTMEIESALVAHEKVAEAAVVGRPDDVTGEAVVAFVVLKGARPSGEDAKAIIKELQNWVGHEIGPIAKPKDIRFGENLPKTRSGKIMRRLLRQLAKGEEITQDTSTLENPAILDQLGQPLS from the coding sequence ATGTCGAACGAACAGCAGACCCAGACGCGCATCTATAAGCCTTCGGAAGAGATGGTCAAGAACGCCGCGGTTTCCGGCATGGAAGCCTATCTTGCGTTGTGCAAGGAAGCGGAAGACGACTACGAAGGATTCTGGGCGCGCAACGCCCGCGAACTGATCGAGTGGAAGAAGCCTTTCACCGAGGTCCTCGACGAGAGCAATGCCCCGTTCTTCAAGTGGTTCGCCGACGGCCAGCTCAACGTCTCCTACAACTGCCTCGACCGCAACGTCGATAACGGTCTCGGCGACAAGGTCGCGCTGATCTTCGAAGCCGACAACGGCGAAGTCACCCGCGTCACCTACAAGGATCTGCTGTCCCGCGTCAGCAGATTCGCGAACGCGCTGCGCGGCATGGGTGTAAAGAAGGGCGACCGCGTCGTCATCTACCTGCCGATGTCGATCGAAGGCGTCGTCGCGATGCAGGCCTGCGCCCGCATCGGCGCGACCCACTCGATCGTGTTCGGCGGCTTCTCGGCCCAGGCGCTGCGCGACCGCATCAACGACGCCGGCGCCGTCGCGCTGATCACCTCCGACGGCCAGCATCGCGGCGGCAAGGCGCTGCCGCTGAAGCCGATCGCCGACGAGGCGCTATCGCTCGGCGGCTGCGACAGCGTCAAGAACGTCATCGTCGTCAAGCGCACCGGCGCTGCGACCGCGATGGTGCAGGGCCGCGACCAGTGGTTCCACGACGTCTGCGCGAACCAGCCGGATACCTGCGAACCGGAATGGGTCGATGCGGAGCATCCGCTGTTCCTGCTCTACACGTCGGGCTCGACCGGCAAGCCGAAAGGCGTCCAGCACTCGACCGGCGGCTACCTGCTGCACGCGATCATGTCGATGAAATACACCTTCGACATCAAGCCGGACGACGTCTTCTGGTGCACCGCCGACATCGGCTGGGTCACTGGCCACACCTTCATCACCTACGGCCCGCTCGCCTGCGGCACGACTGAGATCGTGTTCGAAGGGGTGCCGACCTACCCGGACGCCGGGCGTTTCTGGAAGATGATCCAGGACCACAAGGTCACGGTCTTCTACACTGCGCCGACCGCGATTCGTTCACTGATCAAGGCTGCGGACAACAATCCCGCGGTGCACCCGAAGAAATACGACCTGTCGAGTCTGCGCATCCTCGGCTCGGTCGGCGAGCCGATCAACCCGGCGGCGTGGGAGTGGTACTACGACAACGTCGGCGGCGGTCGCTGCCCGATTGTCGATACCTTCTGGCAGACCGAGACCGGCGCGCACATGATCACGCCGATGCCGGGTGCGACGCCGCTGGTGCCTGGTTCGTGCACGCTGCCGTTCCCGGGCATCCAGTGCGCAGTCGTCGACGAGACCGGCACCGAAGTGCCGAACGGGCAGGGCGGCATCCTCGTCGTCAAGCGTCCGTGGCCGTCGATGATCCGCACGATCTGGGGTGACCCGGAGCGCTTCAAGAAGTCATACTACCCGGACGACTTCAAGGGCAAGCTGTATCTGGCCGGCGACGGCGCGATCCGCGACAAGGACACCGGCTACTTCACGATCACCGGCCGCATCGACGACGTGCTGAACGTCTCCGGCCACCGCATGGGCACGATGGAAATCGAGTCGGCGCTGGTCGCGCACGAGAAAGTCGCCGAAGCCGCGGTCGTCGGCCGTCCGGACGACGTAACCGGCGAGGCGGTCGTCGCGTTCGTCGTGCTGAAGGGTGCGCGCCCGAGCGGCGAAGACGCGAAGGCGATCATCAAGGAACTGCAGAACTGGGTCGGCCACGAGATCGGGCCGATCGCGAAGCCGAAGGACATCCGCTTCGGCGAGAACCTGCCGAAGACCCGTTCGGGCAAGATCATGCGCCGGCTGCTGCGTCAGCTGGCGAAGGGGGAGGAGATCACCCAGGACACGTCGACCCTCGAGAATCCGGCGATCCTGGATCAGCTTGGCCAGCCGCTGAGCTGA
- a CDS encoding sensor histidine kinase, giving the protein MLTSTAVVVVSFAYLLLLFAVAYFADRRAEQGRSVISNPWTYALSLGVYCTAWTYFGSVGRAASGGVWFLPIYLGPTLAMTLSWIVMLKMIRIAKTYRITSIADFIASRYGKSHLLGGLVTIIAVVGMIPYIALQLKAISSGYAVLTGERDDRFFPLAPDSWIGDSTLYVALTLAVFTVLFGARHLDATERHEGMVAAIAFESVVKLLAFLVIGAFVTYGMYDGFGDLFTRAFAQPELAGLLTVESASGAGYGGWFTLTVLAMLSVIFLPRQFQVMVVENVNEQHLRRAIWLFPTYLFLINIFVLPIALGGLLFFGSGAVDPDTFVLSLPLAHGHSALALLAFVGGLSAATGMVIVETIAVSTMVCNDLVMPLVLRSRSFNRTAHGDLTGLLLGIRRGAILGVLLLGYLYFRLAGEAYALVSIGLISFAAVAQFAPVMLGGMYWRGGTREGALAGLLAGFAVWAYTLMLPSVAKSGWLDAAFLDHGLFGLALLKPEQLFGLRGLDNISHALFWSLTVNIACYLFVSLLRTPTGQEASQATLFVDVFRRGRTSPAMFWRGSAQVRDLLPLVARFLGTARAKRAFTDYARQRGLAGIDQIQPDAGLVQFAETQLAGAIGSASARVMVASVVQEEPLGLDEVMDILDEASQVRAYSHELEEKSRALESATAELRAANERLKELDRLKDDFMSSVSHELRTPLTSIRAFSEMLLDDPDIALPDRMRFLGIIVSETERLTRLVNQVLDLAKIESGHAEWHNSDIDMRALVEQAVDTTAQLFRDRGATVELVLPDEAPHLKADHDRLVQVMLNLLSNAAKFVPQGAGRIRVALKSEAGQVRVEVSDNGPGIPPELHGVIFEKFRQGGDERSRPQGTGLGLPISRQIVEHFGGRLWVESPPGHGTVFTFVLPLHAPHPDTVAVVQ; this is encoded by the coding sequence ATGCTCACCAGCACCGCCGTCGTCGTCGTCTCGTTCGCCTACCTGCTGCTCCTTTTCGCTGTCGCCTATTTCGCCGATCGCCGCGCGGAACAGGGGCGGTCGGTGATCTCGAATCCGTGGACCTACGCGCTGTCGCTCGGCGTGTATTGCACGGCGTGGACCTATTTCGGCAGCGTCGGTCGCGCGGCCTCGGGTGGCGTGTGGTTCCTGCCGATCTATCTCGGCCCGACGCTGGCGATGACGTTGTCGTGGATCGTGATGCTGAAGATGATCCGTATCGCGAAAACCTACCGCATCACGTCGATCGCCGACTTCATCGCCAGCCGCTACGGCAAGAGCCATCTGCTGGGCGGGCTGGTCACGATCATCGCGGTGGTCGGGATGATCCCGTACATCGCGCTGCAGCTGAAGGCGATCTCGAGCGGGTACGCGGTGCTCACCGGCGAGCGCGACGACCGGTTCTTCCCGCTCGCGCCGGATAGCTGGATCGGCGACAGCACGCTGTACGTCGCGCTGACGCTGGCGGTGTTCACGGTCCTGTTCGGCGCCCGCCACCTCGATGCGACCGAGCGGCACGAAGGCATGGTCGCCGCGATCGCGTTCGAGTCGGTGGTCAAGCTGCTCGCCTTTCTGGTCATCGGCGCGTTCGTCACGTACGGCATGTACGACGGTTTCGGCGATCTCTTCACGCGCGCGTTCGCCCAACCGGAACTCGCCGGGCTCCTCACCGTCGAGAGCGCCAGCGGCGCCGGCTATGGCGGATGGTTCACGCTGACCGTGCTGGCGATGCTGTCGGTGATCTTTCTGCCGCGCCAGTTCCAGGTCATGGTCGTCGAGAACGTGAACGAACAGCACCTGCGCCGCGCAATCTGGCTGTTCCCGACGTATCTGTTCCTGATCAATATCTTCGTGCTGCCGATCGCGCTCGGCGGCCTGCTGTTTTTCGGCAGCGGCGCGGTCGACCCCGACACCTTCGTGCTGTCGCTGCCGCTCGCCCATGGCCACAGCGCGCTGGCGTTGCTCGCTTTCGTCGGCGGACTGTCGGCCGCGACCGGCATGGTCATCGTCGAGACGATCGCGGTGTCGACGATGGTGTGCAATGACCTCGTGATGCCGCTGGTGCTGCGCAGCCGCAGCTTCAACCGTACGGCGCACGGCGATCTCACCGGGCTGCTGCTGGGAATCCGGCGCGGCGCGATCCTCGGGGTGCTGCTGCTCGGTTATCTGTATTTCCGCCTCGCCGGCGAAGCCTATGCGCTGGTCAGTATCGGCCTGATCAGCTTCGCCGCGGTCGCGCAGTTCGCCCCCGTGATGCTCGGCGGGATGTATTGGCGCGGCGGCACGCGCGAAGGGGCGCTGGCCGGACTGCTTGCGGGCTTCGCCGTGTGGGCCTACACGCTGATGCTGCCGTCGGTGGCGAAATCGGGCTGGCTCGATGCGGCATTCCTCGACCACGGCCTGTTCGGCCTCGCGCTCCTCAAGCCCGAGCAGCTATTCGGGCTGCGGGGGCTCGACAACATCAGCCATGCGCTGTTCTGGAGTCTCACGGTCAACATCGCCTGCTATCTTTTCGTTTCGCTGCTGCGCACGCCGACCGGGCAGGAGGCGAGCCAGGCGACGCTTTTCGTCGATGTCTTCCGGCGCGGCCGCACGTCCCCTGCGATGTTCTGGCGCGGCAGCGCCCAGGTGCGCGACCTGCTGCCGCTCGTGGCGCGCTTTCTCGGCACGGCCCGCGCAAAGCGCGCGTTCACCGACTATGCGCGGCAGCGCGGGCTCGCCGGCATCGACCAGATCCAGCCCGATGCCGGGCTCGTCCAGTTCGCCGAAACGCAGCTCGCCGGGGCGATCGGCAGCGCCTCCGCGCGCGTCATGGTGGCCTCGGTCGTGCAGGAGGAGCCGCTGGGACTCGACGAAGTCATGGACATTCTCGACGAGGCTTCGCAGGTGCGCGCGTATTCGCACGAGCTCGAGGAGAAGTCGCGGGCGCTCGAATCGGCCACCGCCGAACTGCGCGCGGCCAACGAGCGGCTGAAGGAACTCGACCGGCTCAAGGACGACTTCATGTCGTCGGTGTCGCATGAACTGCGCACGCCGCTGACGTCGATCCGCGCGTTCTCCGAAATGCTGCTTGACGATCCGGACATCGCTCTCCCGGACCGGATGCGATTTCTCGGCATCATCGTGTCCGAAACGGAGCGCCTCACGCGCCTCGTGAACCAGGTGCTCGACCTTGCCAAGATCGAATCCGGCCATGCGGAGTGGCACAACAGCGACATCGACATGCGCGCGCTCGTCGAGCAGGCCGTCGACACCACGGCCCAGCTGTTCCGCGACCGCGGCGCAACCGTCGAGCTGGTGCTGCCGGACGAAGCGCCGCACCTGAAAGCGGACCACGACCGGCTGGTGCAGGTGATGCTGAACCTGCTGTCGAACGCGGCGAAGTTCGTGCCGCAGGGCGCGGGCCGCATCCGAGTCGCGCTGAAGTCCGAAGCGGGGCAGGTGCGCGTCGAGGTGTCGGACAACGGGCCGGGCATCCCGCCGGAGTTGCACGGTGTGATATTCGAGAAATTCCGGCAGGGTGGCGACGAGCGTTCGCGGCCGCAGGGCACTGGCCTCGGGTTGCCGATCAGCCGCCAGATCGTCGAGCATTTCGGCGGACGGCTGTGGGTGGAGTCGCCGCCGGGGCACGGCACGGTATTTACGTTCGTGCTGCCGCTGCACGCTCCCCATCCCGACACGGTGGCTGTCGTGCAATGA
- a CDS encoding response regulator transcription factor, with protein MAKKILIADDEQNIVISLEFLMKREGYEVSIANDGEEAIARIRAELPDLVLLDVMMPKKSGFEVCQEIKADPDLQSVRVLMLTAKGRDTEVAKGLALGADAYMTKPFSTKELVECVRSMLAAS; from the coding sequence ATGGCCAAAAAGATACTGATCGCGGACGATGAACAGAACATCGTCATTTCGCTCGAATTCCTGATGAAGCGCGAAGGGTATGAGGTTTCGATCGCCAACGATGGCGAGGAGGCGATCGCGCGAATCCGCGCCGAGTTGCCCGACCTGGTGCTGCTCGACGTGATGATGCCGAAGAAAAGCGGGTTCGAGGTGTGCCAGGAAATCAAGGCTGATCCCGACCTGCAGTCGGTGCGCGTCCTGATGCTGACGGCAAAAGGGCGCGACACCGAAGTTGCCAAGGGGCTCGCGCTGGGGGCCGATGCCTACATGACCAAGCCGTTCTCGACGAAGGAGCTGGTGGAGTGCGTGCGCAGCATGCTCGCGGCGAGCTGA